Within the Glycine max cultivar Williams 82 chromosome 12, Glycine_max_v4.0, whole genome shotgun sequence genome, the region aagaattaattaattaactgagAAGAATTAATTAAGGACATAACCTACATACCTTGTCGAAAATGGGAAACTTAGCGAGTACAAGCAAACTGCACAATCTCTTCACGGGAATGCCACAATTTCAAGTCCTACATAAAAGAATTAGAAAACCGAGTATTTTAGAATTAATGAGATAAAGAGAGACCCTTATCCATGGTTTGAATCTCAAAGTTTTtccttccttctcttcttttatcttctctatTCTTTCTATTTGTCACAACTAAACATAATGTCTTACTCTCTCTCTCCCCTTTCTATTTGtcctaatatttaaaatttagggtGTTACATTAAGTCATgaacgaaaaaaaaattaactgtaTTTTTTACTCTTAAAGTTTTACAATGTAGCAAATTTTGctcttaaaaatttgttttcatgAAAATTTTCCCCCCAATTCATAAAATATGGCAAAATAATGTAGTTTAAAGGCTGAGTGTGATCATGATGGTAGTATTTATAAGAAATCTAGAATTACTTATAGCAACcatgtttctaaaaaaattatgaacaccgatgcaatatttttctgaaaatataGCAAATTTGAAACCTTACCTAGACTTTGCTAAATCATCCTCAAGGCATCTCACACGCTCAGTAGCTTTTTCCAGGGACTTCTTAGCAGCCTCCTAcaataaagaaaacaacacacaaTACAAGTGTTAAATAAAGAACCTTTCATGAGAATTCACTAAATAATTAAAGCCTAACGCCTATTGGAGAGTTGGTTCATTACATGATGTCAAAgcagaaagaaaattaatgggCTACAACACAATAATGTCAAACAATATAACAAAACCTTTTATCCTTCACAATATAAAAGTGTAATTTCAGCACAAGGAATAAGAAACCTATGTTTCTCAAAAGTGTCCCAGCAGTGTATAAGGGGCAGACACTTGTCCGACAATAATCAAACAAAGAACCGAAGTTAATCTGCATTAGCTTACAAATCTAAAGATCCATTAAGAAATCATTAATCAATCCATATcagcatttttcaaaataaaacaaaaaatacttatggCCACTCTGGAAATTTATCAAACACTTGAAATGCATAAAACAAGACAACTCGTATACGATATCCAACATTAAAAAAGAAAGCTACAAAAAAACAAACTCAATCAAACTCTTCCTACCATGTTTTGTAAACACAGTGAGTTCGGAATTCAACAATGGGATTGACACGCTCCGTGCACTGGAGATTCAACACCCTTGCCGCCTTGCTGACATTTGGTTTCCAATTGCCGGAGTAGGAGGATGTTCGAAAACGAAAACAAAACTCTTCTAATGGCATTAGTTCGAAAACGAAAGCACCGTGCTTTTTCGCCATCGTTGTTATAACACCCTGCCGGCACTTGTGTACAGGAGTGCTAATTTCTTCAACCAAGTCACAATGTACAAAAAGATGATTACTCAAAATCAAATTACTTAAGTTATCGTGCTAATTACTTCAATCAAGTTATGCTCACATGCTTGATGTGCCTcggttttaattattatattttcttgtttttcaattaaatattgattGTCTATTACAAGGGAATGagggataaatattaattttacataactataattttttatttttaataattaaatagtttaaatttataaattatattataattaaaatttaaaataaatcaatattttaaaacctgtaaattatatttagaaTATTACAAAGGTTTTACCAAActtatataaatcaatatatatttaataaaaaaatattattaaaatacaagTATAATATAAAGTGTTACCTTGTAGCCAATTAGAAGATCAAACTCTGCCTCaggttatttattattaatttttttgaaagtaaaaaaaattatatatgtcaactaaaaaatctcatatatcactatttttttaaatttttaaagtaaaagaaaatctctcaatttttattttaggttaaatttTTAGTTAAGTAAATCATATGATGGCACTctcatttcaaatatttaacacaactaaatactttgaatttaaaacattaatgcGTTTAGTAGTTacactaataaataattagaagatCAAACTCTGCCTCTAGTTCTTTGTTATGATTATGTGGTTTAACCGGGTAAACTAAACTCAAGATTGGTCAATTCTAACTAAACTCACCTTTGCTCTTAGAGACAAATCTTCGTGATCCAAAGTAACAAAGAGTTCTTTGTATTAATACAAAAGAAAGGTAGTTCCTAAACCAGTTGAATACAATCAAGATATAATGATACCTGCAATAGACAATTAACTTTGCATTAACCATAAAATCAAAACATGGCAAGCAGTCATGAAATAAATACCAAAACTTAAGAGATAACACTTGCCAACCAAAACAAGATTTAGCGTGCACAAGCAACCAtatcacaataattttttttacaaaaagaagCATAAGTCGTATTGGCCCAAATATTCTTGGGATTACAGAGAGGACTCCTTAATTAGCATTACTAAATACTAAATACTGATTAATCAAAAGAGGACTCATTAATTAACAcatcatgtatatatatatatatatatatatatatatatatatatatatatatatatatatatatatatatatatatatattctacccatcacatgtttttatctttcttttgtttttatttctgtagccttttgtataaaatattataaaactaacATTTGTCTAAGCACTACTAAAAATGGCGTATTCTACGACACGTAATTAAAGTCGATTTCTCGAAACCGTTTTTGTTTAAGGCAATGGCAATTTTTGTAAATAGCGATAACATTTTAAAGACGATTTTTTTCAAActgcttttattttatattattcaaaCACGGTTTCAAGAAAAACCGtctttaaacttgtgtaattttgaatttaaatgctGACCTCTTTCTTGATCTCCTCAATCGCTACAGTGATTTCCAATGCCTTTTTCCTCTCCCCAATGTAATGCCTCTTCCTCTTCCCGAAACACTTTCTTTCTCAGACACACTCTCTTCTTCTTGCTATTCCTTCCTCGTCATGGAGACGCGAGTGTTGTCTGGCGCTGGAACCTTGTCCTCCCTCCCTCACCTCCATAAACCGCCGCGGGAGGTCGGCGCCGACCCCTCCCTCGGCGTCGGACCCTCCCTCGTCGCCCGTCCCTTGTTCCCCTGTCTCCATAACCAACCAACCATACATTAACACCAACACGGAACCTTGCTCACTCGCTCTCTTCACAATTTCGAGATCTGAAATCGAAACTGAAACCGAAAccgaagagagagagagaaaaaaatgagggAGCCATCACCGGTGGGATTCGAAGGCAACGACGTTGTTCCGCCGCAAGCTCTCCTCCAGAGACTGAAAGACTACGATCAAGAACACGCTTTCGCCCTCTGGTATGAGCTCTCTTAGGAGGAACGCGAGTTTCTCGTCAAGGACATTGAGGTAAGTTATTCCTTCCTATCCAATTCCCTCTCTTCTCCTCCGAATTCGCCTCCGATTCGAGTTCGGAACTTCAGATTTGTGAATCGTATTTGTCTCATTTTCCAATTTCGGATCGTTTTGACCTCCTTATTGTGtgatttttgtttctgttttgtttaattaatatgttgcATGTTGCAGAGTTTAGATCTTTCAAGAATTGACCGGATTATTCAATGTTCGCTGCGATCTCAAGGTCTGGATGTTAATTAGTGATTACGTGTTTTGCCACGTGTAACTAAATTGCGATTGCTTTCAGGACTGCCGGTGGTGGCCATTGAGCCTGTGCCGGAGAGCAGTGTGTCGACGGTGGTGGAGAGAAGTCAAGAGGATCGAGAGAGATGGTGGAAAATGGGATTGAAGGCCATTTTTGATGGCAAATTAGCTGTGTTGCTTTTATCTGGTGGCCAGGTATATTTTAATCTGTTTTTGATGAACATATACATATTCTTCTTGATATTAGGCCAACCTGTGAGAGACAGAAGGCATGTGTGGCTGGGTCTTTGCACCACTACTACAAATAAggtattctacatcggttattcaaGCCATTTTACATCGGTTTTCAACCGTCGTTGTAGCGGACGACGTAAAAAGAGAAAACCTTTTCTACGACGGTCGTAagtgaccgtcttagaatgttaaacattctacatcggtcgtctcagaaccgatgtagaatgcatttttttttatttttttagttctccaacaatgattttgaaagtTCACCTTCCACAGGCTTGGCCTCACCATCAGCAATACTGTAGGCACAAGGCCCAAGCATCCACATGCACCTAAAACACCAAGTTAGTAAAATTAAACGGCATTTATAATTTCTACCTTACAGACCACAAAGCAAACTGCATCAAGTTCAATAATTAGTATTATCTCCAATATTCTAGAAGGAATGGCTTGATCAATACCTAGTTGTTCAACAGGAAAGTAACCTTTTTTCCTCATATTTCCAATGTCATGCTTGGGTCTGTGCTTACTAATGGTAGGCAAGTCCTTTGCATTCTCAAGAAATTTGAAACCTCCAAGGCTACAGCTTGTACTCACTTACAGTTTAGATAGATGCACAAGGTTACAATTAACATCATCAAGGATAAATTactaacatcttttttttttgtctgtaaATTAATAACATTGTTAAAGAGATCAACTACAAGTacaaagtgagacaaaaagtgccaacatattattaaaacaaaatgcaTAAGGCGAAAAAAGTGTTCACTTATTATTAGCATTTCACAAATTCCATTTGTTCTAAGGCAGGTTAATAACTTCTAGTTCCTGTTTAAGGTAGGTCATAAGTCACTAATTCAATAAACATGAATTACATGCATCATAAAGTCATATTTTAACCTGTTATGTGCATCAAACCTAGTCAAAAGTTACTTTCTAACTTGTTGTATTAAAAgaattcatataaattatagagATGTCCAAAGTAGATGATTCCAAAACACTTTTAAAGctaagaattaaatttttaagcggtaaaaataactttaataaaTTCAATATAGGTAGTTCAGATAGCGACTTTGACTACAAATATGTTATAAGGCAGATTTCAACATCAATACACAACATATTCCTTTCTCACATCAAGGATAATTATGAATTCACCTAGGACACATGAAGGATAGGTCACAATGCATAAACATCACACCTCTTATTAGTATTTCCTATTAGATTCACAATAATCACGCAACACACAAATTTAAGTGATCAAATTCATCACATACATAtttgacataaaaaatatatctaacttCAATTCTATTATAATCTACcaaataaaagtattaattttaaatttagtgttaattttttatcttttaaagataataattaaatataaaatttaaactatatcCATATATAAAGGCTACATATATAGCCTACAAGAGAACaaggaataattttaaatttagtgcTAATTTTCCATGTacctacttatatatattattcctaTTTATTCTTTGTCTGATTGATTCTTCCACATCCCTTTGCCAGAATTCCTCATAGATTGGATCTTCCATCAGTGCTTTATCCTGAAAGGGACATTGAGATCTTCCATGAAAGGATGtacaagtaatatatatatatatatgtgaaaaaaaattcttggtAAAACATGAACCCTCAGAACCTGCCTTTTGGAAACATAAATTTAGTTAGATTAGTGAACTTGGGGTTCTGAGATCCGAATGCATGTCTAAAATGCCATCTTGTTATCAATTTTCCATgttcaatcaattttttaattttcttggcTCTCAACTTCTCACCACCTAAAAAccaaacatttatatatatatatatatatatatatatatatatatatatatatatatatatataagaatttattAATCTACatactcttattttttaatatgaatatattaacaagttattaaattaatatattttgagatattttttagttataacttGTTAACGTATTAACATTCattacataaataaaagttaactaaataagtaattaattgataatatatagtCTTATAAGGATACatagcaaaaaatataattttcgttGTGTATTTTGAGTGTTGAcacaataaaaattagttttcataACATTAGTGAATGAGGATTGAGGAGGAATGAAATTCTTTGATGGGCCAAGGTTGCTCTGGCCCATTTTGATATCTTAAACTCACGCCCGATTAGTATACTGCTCCTATAAACtaattcctaaaaaataaatacacctacaattagttttatttaattaattatataaaattaattataaaaatataattacttttatagaaattattatttcaagtaatttatttttattcattcataaCCGGTTATataattggttttaaataagAGACCTCTATGATAGCAAGgtataaagaaagaaaggaaagtaTGAAGGCATACCAAATCCACCAGTGCTCACAAAGCCTAGGCCATACATCTGTTCATGTGTTCATATTGTTAAAAATGTCAATTTAGGCATAAGTGCTTCTTTGCTGCCCCTCTAATACGTGCTAGCTCAACTGCACAATACTGTGACCAATACCTTGGTCAATTATTAGTGCCTTCTATCATGATCAATGCATGTTAGCTATGATAAACTAGGCATTGGTTCGTTAACCAGCTTGTCACTCCCATACATGCAAATAACAGTTTCAACTAATTATATCATAtagagagtaaaaaaaaaaatattgtttaagctcctttgaatttatatttattaattatttttccatgACTTGATAGGAACACAGTAATTCCTTAAATCTGAACGGGACAAGGAAAACCTCCAAATAAGagactatatatattttcaatataaaaagacttattttcaatttcttataataaaaaatacaacgaagagactatatataatataaattttgtattaaatataaaattgtctTCAATATTTAGACAAAGACTTTAGTTTTACCTGGATGATCTGTAATGTTGCATCAAATTTCTGGCTGATAATGGCAATAGAGCATGGCGTAAAATGACTACCTGGATGCAAATTTCTACAAGAATTTAGATTAAGATCATTGAGTTGTGGGCAGTTTAAATACAAGGCCTGCATGTTAATTCAAAAAAGGAAATTCCAAATATTAGAAGCATGAGAAAAAAACATGCTCAACAAACTTGTTTAGTCAAATAAAACTTACATCCAAGCAATTtagaatttcataaaataaaataaaaacaaaaacccaaCAACCAGAAATCCTTGAGAATTCTACCTCAGATTCTTCCAAATGTTCATCTGCCAAAGATTTGAAGCAACTTAACTCTTGTCCAACTAACTTTCGCAGGAAAGTCAGATTCCATTGGTCTGGCAGCTGGAAAGCCTGTAGTGAGAGACTTGTCTAATAAAGCTTTGACAATGTCAAGTGTTTCCTTTTAAATCAACTTGATgcaactttttattatatattaatatggaGTACATGTAAGAGCCACTAGGTTGGGCACATGCTGATCCTACATGGACTTCTCAACAAATCTAGGCTCTAGCTTGCAAAAACTCAGGACATGGAGGTACTTGATAATTTCATCTGTTAATGTTTAAACTCAAACAACAGGTTCTTATCTTGGATTGAAACAGAAGCTTCAGAAGCTAGACACTGTCAACAGGTTTATTAAAAAGATCATTATAATGAAAActcaaaaaattatatgcaGTACCACTTTTATTTgcctttttcctctctttccaTGGTCTTCTAGATGTCCACTCCTTGAACACATCCACTCTTCCTTCCAACCCAGACTCACCTGCTCAGTACTTGATTGAAAGAAAACATTTCAAAAGCAggaaatatcaataaataaatgatattaaatttgCAGCATAACATTTCAGACTAGACCATTTCTACAACAACATAAACTCCAATTACATGATTTGTAGTCAGAACAAAATCCACTAGGAATAACTGAAAATGCTAATAAATTAAGTTCAAAGCTGTtctttcaactaaaaaaaacaacatcctgcaaaaaataaaagaaaatgaaaaatcatcATTGAAACATAGTCATTTTATACGTTTTATTCCTGAAGTAAAGCAATCTAAATCTCACTCATTTGTTTTTCAACAATAAGAAGATAGAGAATACAAGCATGAGTgggtaaaaaaagaaatatgtacCAGGAGTAGCACACAGGTCGAGAACATGATCCCCAGGTATTTAAAGCCATAACTACAGCTCCAAAAGCTGCATCAATTCCATATATCTGACATATGAAAAATCCATCAATACCtgagttttaaataaaatttgtagcAACCAAACTACTTGGTTAATCTATGAAAAGCCAAACTAATATTCCATGACCAGTTACCTTCCCTTCTCGGTATGCCCTAGAACCAGCAATTTGAACGTGAGGTGGAAGAAAGTAAAATCCCAGTAACCACTCTAATTTTTCGAGTTTGCATTTCACCTCTGCTTAAACCTCTTCAATACATGATTCGAAACCGGGTTTCAACCTTTGAAGGctcaataagaagaaaaataagtttcaaattaaaaggCATGAAGTGAAGCAAGGAGATTGAGAAAATGGTGAAAAATTGGAATTACCGAATGTATCGTGGGGTGGAATCAATAGCAGTGTAAATGGAAGGGTCGAGCCCGTTGGTCTCCAGGAACTGAAGGAAAGCGTCCGGTAGTGGCACCTTTGTCGCGTGTTCTTCTTCCATGGAAAGCTCAAGTCAGGTTCGGTGGTAAGAAGGTGGAGAAAATGTAATGGGAAGAGGAGAGAAGAGGAATAGACGCGTGAGGAGAGAAGAGGAGCAGCTAGTGAGTGGAGAGAGGAATAGACGTCGTGGAAAGAAGAGGAACAGACGTGTggggttaaaaattaaaatggcccgcattcaaagacggttttggGAAACCGCCTTTGAAATATTCACAATATTTATGCAATTGCCATCGTTATATGTACTAAGACGTTTTTCTATGACCGTAGTAAATATGATGTCGTAAAAAAGGGTTTTTCCAGTAGTGCACGTGCCAATGTTTGTGGAGGACACTGATAACAGTCCAATAACTCTGCTTAAGAAGTGGGTGCATTTTTTGTTGGTGTTAAGCAAAACtgggtatttttttaatttgtttagttttttaatgtttttcattGATGAATTAGTAGTTGTATTGCTGTGCTTTCGGTAAGATAGTTCTGTTGGGTTAAAGTAATAGGGTATTCAAGGGTAACAGAGGAGAAGACACGATGTTGCTTTCAAATTGTACAATACTGTTGTggatcttctttctcttttgttgaTTAAAGTTTACAATTTACATTAACAAATGAGTTGAACCAAGACTCCTGTTATGGATTGGAGTTTAAAACTACTGCGTACTAATTGCTATGTAAGATGGTGGGTTAAAATTTTGAGGATGATTAAGTTGGAAGGTATTGGTGGTTGTTTTAGACTTTTGCTATAATGTGtaaaataaactcattttgTGCATGTGAGGTGCAGTAGGTGCCTTTTATCAATTGTGTAATGTCTTGTTGTCTCTTTAGTTTTGCTGaattaataaattcaaattttaaactagGCATTGTCATGTATACATTTGAAGGTCTTTTTGAGGCAATTTTTTGTTCTGATCTTTGAATGATTGCACTCTGAACTTTAGTTTGAGTCAAATGTTTTATAAAAAgctaataacaaatatatttttgttggtgGGCCCAAAGCATAAGCTTTAACCTTGAGCTAGCGTATACTAGTGCCAAAGAATGGTATGGGAGGATAGCTGCATTTAGCTGATGCTGCATAGCGTGGATTTTAGGCTGCATTGCTTGGGAAAACATTGGTGAGATTATTTGGCTTGATGTGCTTGAGGGAAATAAACTGAAGCTCTCATTGTTATTGGTACTCCAGTTTAGATTGCTTTTATTAAAACTCTCTAATgtctttccctattttaaaagaaaaaataattcctgatttttaatattacttTATTAGTTTATTTGTGACATAGCCTCATAGCTCGAATAATTAATGGAATTTATAAATGCTCATCTTATTAAAATACAGCCTAAATATTCAGatattattaattgttagtaACTTTTACATGAACCCTATTGGCTATTATTAAATTTGAcgcttcattttttattcttataaagtGATATCATACTCCCTTTTTTCATgaaatgtgtattttttatatatatacatgctaAGGTGGAATTTAGACTAAGATTCTAGAGGTTGAAGTGTGACATGGGCTTTGCTGGTTTATAGATCTCCAAAATAAATACGTATTTATCTATGTACCTTAAAGTATGTTAGGGATAAAAATAGCAATTTCATAGAGAATGAAAAACAATGATTTTAGAAGAGTTAAAACCAAAGTTTACTCATTTTATATagattaaaacaattatttcgtatttcatattttttttacaggaactatacttaaaaaataaccactcattttaattattagactTAAAGTCATACTT harbors:
- the LOC121173147 gene encoding uncharacterized protein, which codes for MALNTWGSCSRPVCYSCTEQVSLGWKEEWMCSRSGHLEDHGKRGKRQIKVAFQLPDQWNLTFLRKLVGQELSCFKSLADEHLEESEALYLNCPQLNDLNLNSCRNLHPGSHFTPCSIAIISQKFDATLQIIQDKALMEDPIYEEFWCMWMLGPCAYSIADGEAKPVEGEQGTGDEGGSDAEGGVGADLPRRFMEVREGGQGSSARQHSRLHDEEGIARRRECV